A section of the Rhizomicrobium sp. genome encodes:
- the rpmF gene encoding 50S ribosomal protein L32 — MAVPKRKTSPSRRNMRRSHHRLAPASHNECPNCGEQKRPHHVCGACGHYDGREVAKTEA, encoded by the coding sequence ATGGCGGTGCCAAAGAGAAAAACCTCGCCGTCCAGGCGCAATATGCGTCGGTCGCACCACCGTCTGGCCCCGGCCAGCCACAATGAGTGCCCGAACTGCGGCGAGCAGAAGCGTCCGCACCATGTGTGTGGGGCTTGCGGCCATTACGACGGCCGCGAAGTCGCGAAGACCGAAGCCTGA